Part of the Sulfitobacter donghicola DSW-25 = KCTC 12864 = JCM 14565 genome, TCAGCCATATCAATCTGCAAGCCCGCTTTTTGCGCGCCTTCGGCAATCCATTGCAGCGACTGCCCTGTTAGTGCGCGCGCCTTGGGGGCCGAGCCGCCGACAATGGCGTGTGTCCCTGTGAACCAGACCTGCTGATACGGGCGCTCATCGCTCCGATCCCCTGCGTTCAGCCCTGCATCATCGCGAGAGGCCTCAAGGTTTTCCCACAGTGACGGGCGGTAAAACACCCGTCTTTCATCCAGCGCAACCGCATGGCGCGCCGATTTCACCATCGAGCTGAGAAGCGTGTCATGGAAACGGTATTTACTATTCCAAAGATGCGCGACCGGCCCCAACAAAGGTGCAGGAATACCTAGCGAGCCAACCGTGTCCCAGATCCCCAGATAGGCGATATCCACTTGGTGCATCTGCCCTGTATCGGTTCGCCACGGGGTCACAGTGCGCCAATCCATATCCGCCTGAGATGTTGCGAAACGCGGAGACAGCTCACGCCGCGATTTCAGGATATGCAGCGCGTCAGGATGGTTTTCAGCACCGGGTTTACGGTACAGCTTGAACGCTTTGGAGAGGTTTTTCGGCGTTGGATCAGCCACGATACCACATTTGCGGATCATCCCCGCCAGCGAGCGGGCGGTATAGGCCCCGCGCGAAAAGCCAAAGATGAAAATCTCATCCTCTGGCTCGTATTGCTCACAAAGGGCGGCATAGGCCTGTTTGATATTCTCGTTCAGCCCCCAGCCAAAAGCACCGCCACCGATTTTCATCAAGGCTTGGCTCACGGGGCCAAC contains:
- a CDS encoding DUF2235 domain-containing protein, whose product is MARIAIFCDGTWNSPTMKQPTHVVRLFEKTPRTNSQHTHYFEGVGVDEGGVGPVSQALMKIGGGAFGWGLNENIKQAYAALCEQYEPEDEIFIFGFSRGAYTARSLAGMIRKCGIVADPTPKNLSKAFKLYRKPGAENHPDALHILKSRRELSPRFATSQADMDWRTVTPWRTDTGQMHQVDIAYLGIWDTVGSLGIPAPLLGPVAHLWNSKYRFHDTLLSSMVKSARHAVALDERRVFYRPSLWENLEASRDDAGLNAGDRSDERPYQQVWFTGTHAIVGGSAPKARALTGQSLQWIAEGAQKAGLQIDMADLLDRVPNPLADSHTLSQPPWLYTVAGNLLKWRKGPGHPIDLHDSAKARIDARRDYRPRSLKNLMPTLFGDPEPVERPEDRNEPGR